In one Brevibacillus choshinensis genomic region, the following are encoded:
- a CDS encoding ABC transporter permease — protein MMQTKEIKSPSPFRTFLKKFGKQRVAVLSLGVVAVIVFVGMLAPWLAPFDPHRPVTDQYQAKGIEVSQMTSTSIPLDLVMSDGSKKSGNELDQVSLESKDRQIASARKTEGSVLVNASGDGSTTILVSRGDLTSRFKVVVSDQDDKEVYLSQLIATIPKQSLQPGETVKAEVAGVLTDGSEVKGFDQLIAFAEKDMAVEASKPVSTDGFSNSGFSNSPPSAESRGLSFEAVEPGVVNVSEDGTIQAVGSGIGKIKVSVDGISTILPIAVNVPMSEPVPIRLQPGELQVDLINGYKHQPPSSLHWFGTDHQNRDILSRVLVGTRETLLIGFVSVAIGAAIGTVLGLIAGYYGKWMDGLITRFTDVLLAFPGILLAIAVIALLGPGITNIIFAVAVFTIPIFIRIVRGSALALKEMTYVEAARSIGVRDSVIIIRHIFPGTMSVVMVYLTMRIGTAILIGASLSFLGLGGDITAPEWGAMLSAAKDNSRNLFHPTFFPGLAIVITVLSFNLLGDGLRDALDPKMKD, from the coding sequence ATGATGCAGACCAAAGAGATCAAATCCCCCTCTCCTTTTCGGACGTTTCTAAAGAAGTTTGGCAAGCAACGAGTCGCGGTGCTCTCCCTCGGTGTGGTGGCCGTGATCGTATTTGTTGGAATGCTCGCCCCGTGGCTCGCTCCTTTTGATCCCCATCGTCCGGTAACCGATCAGTATCAGGCGAAAGGAATCGAAGTCAGTCAGATGACGAGCACGAGCATCCCGCTGGATCTGGTGATGAGTGATGGAAGTAAAAAGTCAGGTAACGAACTCGACCAGGTGAGCTTGGAGAGCAAGGACAGGCAAATCGCGTCCGCGCGAAAAACGGAGGGCAGTGTCTTAGTCAATGCGAGTGGGGATGGCTCCACGACGATTCTCGTATCCAGAGGAGATCTGACCTCACGCTTTAAGGTAGTCGTCTCGGATCAGGATGATAAAGAGGTGTATTTGTCCCAACTGATTGCCACCATTCCGAAGCAGTCGCTACAACCGGGCGAGACAGTCAAAGCAGAGGTGGCTGGGGTTTTGACGGACGGCAGTGAAGTTAAGGGGTTCGATCAGCTTATTGCATTTGCTGAGAAAGACATGGCTGTAGAAGCTTCCAAGCCTGTGTCTACCGATGGATTTTCCAACAGCGGGTTTTCTAACTCGCCGCCATCCGCGGAATCTCGGGGGCTGTCCTTTGAAGCCGTTGAGCCAGGAGTTGTGAATGTCAGCGAGGATGGTACGATCCAAGCTGTCGGAAGTGGTATCGGCAAAATCAAAGTATCTGTGGATGGCATTTCCACGATCTTGCCCATTGCCGTGAACGTACCCATGTCAGAGCCCGTTCCTATCCGACTTCAGCCAGGAGAGCTGCAAGTTGATTTGATCAATGGATACAAGCACCAGCCGCCTTCTAGCTTGCATTGGTTTGGCACCGATCATCAGAATCGAGATATTTTGTCACGCGTACTCGTAGGAACGAGGGAGACCCTTCTGATCGGCTTTGTTTCCGTGGCGATCGGAGCGGCTATTGGTACCGTGCTGGGGCTGATTGCGGGTTATTACGGCAAGTGGATGGACGGACTTATCACGAGGTTCACGGACGTATTGTTGGCCTTTCCGGGAATTCTGCTGGCCATCGCTGTGATTGCCTTATTAGGCCCGGGTATAACCAATATCATTTTTGCGGTGGCCGTTTTCACGATCCCGATTTTTATCCGGATCGTACGGGGGAGTGCTCTGGCCTTAAAGGAAATGACCTACGTAGAAGCGGCCCGCTCGATCGGCGTCCGAGATTCAGTGATTATCATACGGCACATTTTCCCCGGTACGATGTCCGTGGTCATGGTTTATTTGACGATGCGGATCGGGACGGCCATCCTGATCGGGGCTTCGCTCAGCTTTCTAGGTCTGGGCGGGGACATCACGGCTCCCGAGTGGGGCGCCATGCTCAGTGCAGCGAAGGACAACAGCCGAAATTTGTTTCATCCCACCTTTTTTCCTGGCCTCGCGATCGTCATCACCGTTCTCAGCTTCAACCTGCTTGGCGATGGGCTACGGGATGCGCTAGACCCGAAAATGAAGGATTAG
- the nikB gene encoding nickel ABC transporter permease — MFSFIARRTAGMVPMLVIVSIISFLFVHLTPGDPIRILYGNELDAATYELLKEKEGFNDPLYVQYFRYVGSVVLDGDFGTSYRTKANVSDEIFRRFSYTLLLTFASMIWAVIIGLFVGIVSAVKRNSWMDRIGMVSAITALSVPEFWFGLMLMQIFAVQLGWFPTSGSGTFRHLILPSLTLGLGVAAIIARFTRSSILEVLREDFVRTAKAKGQKEWTIVLTHVLRSALIPVVTMTGLQFGFLLGGAVVVEQVFSWPGLGSYLIDSILTRDYPVIQALIMLFSVQFLVVNLIVDISYGLLNPQIRYE, encoded by the coding sequence TTGTTTTCATTCATTGCCAGACGAACAGCCGGAATGGTACCGATGCTGGTAATCGTCTCCATCATTTCGTTTCTATTTGTGCATTTGACTCCCGGAGACCCTATCCGGATTTTGTACGGAAATGAACTCGATGCCGCTACGTACGAATTGCTCAAGGAAAAGGAGGGCTTTAATGATCCTCTGTATGTTCAATATTTCCGCTATGTAGGGAGTGTTGTTCTCGATGGGGATTTTGGGACCTCGTATCGTACCAAAGCAAATGTGTCTGACGAAATCTTTCGTCGCTTTTCCTATACGCTCTTGCTGACTTTTGCCAGCATGATATGGGCCGTGATCATCGGTCTATTTGTAGGGATCGTATCAGCGGTCAAACGCAATTCCTGGATGGATCGGATCGGCATGGTGTCAGCAATTACCGCCCTGTCGGTTCCTGAATTTTGGTTTGGGCTGATGCTCATGCAGATTTTTGCTGTGCAGCTCGGTTGGTTTCCTACTAGTGGTAGTGGAACGTTCCGTCATTTAATCTTGCCTTCCTTGACCTTGGGTCTCGGGGTGGCTGCGATCATTGCGCGCTTTACACGCTCAAGCATCTTAGAGGTACTTCGAGAAGATTTTGTACGCACGGCAAAGGCAAAAGGACAAAAGGAATGGACCATTGTGCTGACGCATGTTCTGCGCAGTGCCTTGATTCCAGTCGTGACCATGACAGGTCTGCAATTTGGCTTTTTACTCGGTGGGGCAGTCGTTGTCGAGCAAGTCTTTTCGTGGCCAGGCTTGGGCTCCTACCTGATCGATTCCATTTTGACGCGAGATTATCCGGTCATTCAGGCGCTGATCATGCTCTTTTCTGTTCAATTCCTGGTAGTGAATCTGATCGTCGATATTAGCTACGGGTTGTTAAATCCGCAAATACGTTACGAGTAG
- a CDS encoding ABC transporter ATP-binding protein: MEEAMLAVKGLTVHFRNEEKEFSVVHGISFHVKKGETLGLVGESGCGKSVTSLSIMGLVPTPPGKIVAGEILYKGVDLLCLKEKQMNEIRGNEISMIFQEPMTSLTPVFTIGRQLDEGILLHTKLTKKEAKARSIEMLKLVGIPRAEQIYSSYPHELSGGMRQRVMIAMGLACQPQLLIADEPTTALDVTIQAQILDLMRELKEKTETAILFITHDLGVVAEMCDRVIVMYAGEIVEEADVDTLFHDPKHPYTRGLMESIPTLGEKKRRLFSIAGQVPPAGSVSKGCRFLDRCDRAVERCDQEHPELQELKQGHSCRCWLYAE; the protein is encoded by the coding sequence TTGGAAGAAGCAATGCTTGCGGTAAAAGGACTCACGGTTCATTTTCGCAACGAGGAAAAAGAGTTCTCGGTCGTCCATGGAATCTCCTTTCATGTAAAGAAGGGCGAGACCTTGGGTCTGGTAGGGGAATCGGGCTGCGGAAAAAGCGTCACGTCTCTGTCTATTATGGGACTGGTGCCGACACCACCGGGGAAGATCGTCGCTGGCGAGATTCTTTACAAAGGAGTCGACCTGCTCTGCCTCAAGGAAAAGCAGATGAACGAGATACGTGGGAATGAAATCTCGATGATTTTTCAGGAACCGATGACATCCCTCACGCCCGTTTTTACGATTGGCAGGCAGTTGGATGAAGGAATCCTGCTCCATACCAAGCTGACCAAGAAAGAAGCGAAAGCGCGCTCAATCGAGATGCTCAAGCTGGTAGGAATTCCACGCGCGGAGCAGATTTACTCGAGCTATCCCCATGAATTATCGGGAGGGATGCGGCAGCGCGTCATGATTGCGATGGGTCTGGCTTGTCAGCCGCAGCTGCTGATCGCCGATGAACCGACGACGGCTCTCGATGTCACGATACAGGCGCAGATTCTCGATTTGATGCGAGAGCTAAAGGAGAAAACAGAAACGGCCATTCTGTTCATCACGCATGATTTGGGAGTCGTGGCGGAGATGTGTGACCGTGTGATCGTCATGTATGCGGGTGAGATCGTGGAGGAGGCGGACGTGGATACGCTTTTTCACGACCCAAAGCACCCGTATACGCGTGGGCTGATGGAATCGATCCCCACCCTGGGGGAGAAAAAGCGACGCCTGTTTTCCATCGCTGGACAGGTTCCTCCTGCTGGGTCCGTTAGTAAAGGCTGTCGTTTTCTCGATCGATGTGATCGTGCTGTGGAGCGATGTGACCAAGAACATCCCGAATTGCAGGAGCTCAAGCAAGGTCATTCTTGCCGCTGCTGGTTGTATGCGGAGTAA
- a CDS encoding glutathione ABC transporter substrate-binding protein: MKKGRGLHIGLSCVLLVGLLAACSAPAEKPKETATAGSGTPASTPPSSTPPAATQTEKKAEAQTITLAMEAEPISLDPQNVTDGNSISVQSTMYEGLLTFTDKMEPVPLLATEYKFNDNATELTFTLREGVTFHDGSPFNADVVKANLDFVLDEKNGLARRNFFSFIKEVVVKDPTHVTIVATSPNSTMLSYLAHPAASMKSLEVIKKKQADPNFNLDRTPVGTGPYKFSEWKDNQYVKVVPFDNYWNKDLKAKAESIVYKPVTEASTRINMLKAGETDIVTKLPTLNAKEIASDSKFNVFTGPSLNVYYVGINMREKKYQDKKVRQAMNYAINKDDLIAGVLDGYGKVADSPIAPNTYGYAQQKVYEYNPDLAKKLLSEAGVKDGFEATLWTRNSSEFIAIAENVAMQLGKVGIKAKVQAFESGTLFDMLDNNKGTDLWIGRWSPGTGEVDYGIRPNFHTKSFGPANNNSGFYSNSQVDKLLDDAISTANKDESLKKYAEVQKIIVEDAPWVFLHVPENVVAKTSNVSNVMVLPSDTVIVDNAEKK; encoded by the coding sequence ATGAAGAAAGGAAGGGGCTTACATATTGGGTTGAGCTGTGTACTGCTGGTTGGACTTCTGGCAGCTTGTTCGGCACCAGCTGAAAAGCCAAAGGAAACGGCTACAGCTGGATCGGGAACACCCGCATCAACACCACCGAGCAGCACACCGCCAGCAGCCACGCAGACAGAGAAAAAAGCGGAGGCACAAACGATTACGTTGGCGATGGAAGCAGAGCCCATCTCACTTGATCCGCAAAATGTCACCGATGGCAACTCCATTTCTGTACAAAGCACGATGTACGAGGGACTCTTGACCTTCACCGACAAAATGGAGCCAGTGCCGTTGTTGGCCACCGAGTACAAATTCAACGACAACGCGACAGAGCTGACGTTTACTTTGCGCGAGGGAGTCACTTTCCATGACGGCTCGCCGTTTAATGCGGACGTGGTAAAAGCCAATCTCGATTTCGTGCTGGATGAGAAAAATGGCTTGGCGCGCAGAAACTTCTTCTCGTTCATCAAAGAAGTTGTCGTAAAAGACCCTACACATGTCACCATCGTGGCTACATCACCGAACTCTACCATGCTCTCCTATCTAGCTCATCCGGCAGCGTCCATGAAGTCACTGGAAGTCATCAAAAAGAAACAGGCTGACCCGAATTTTAATCTGGATCGCACTCCAGTGGGAACAGGCCCGTACAAGTTTTCGGAGTGGAAAGACAATCAGTACGTAAAGGTCGTTCCTTTCGATAACTACTGGAACAAGGATTTGAAAGCAAAGGCTGAGAGCATCGTCTACAAGCCGGTCACCGAAGCCAGTACGCGCATCAATATGCTGAAGGCGGGCGAGACCGATATCGTCACTAAGCTCCCGACACTGAATGCCAAGGAGATCGCTTCCGACAGTAAGTTTAATGTCTTCACAGGACCATCTTTGAACGTGTATTACGTGGGCATCAACATGAGGGAGAAAAAATATCAGGACAAAAAAGTCAGACAAGCGATGAACTATGCGATCAACAAGGATGATCTGATCGCAGGTGTGCTGGATGGGTACGGCAAGGTGGCAGACTCGCCGATCGCGCCGAACACCTATGGCTACGCGCAACAAAAAGTATATGAGTACAATCCGGACCTAGCCAAAAAGCTACTGTCTGAAGCAGGTGTCAAAGATGGGTTCGAGGCAACACTGTGGACACGCAACTCCAGTGAATTTATCGCGATAGCGGAAAATGTGGCGATGCAGCTCGGCAAAGTAGGCATCAAGGCAAAAGTGCAGGCGTTTGAAAGCGGAACCTTGTTTGACATGCTAGACAACAACAAGGGAACGGATCTGTGGATTGGCCGCTGGTCACCAGGTACTGGGGAAGTGGACTACGGTATTCGTCCGAACTTCCATACGAAGAGCTTTGGCCCTGCCAACAACAACTCAGGCTTCTACAGTAACTCACAGGTCGACAAGCTGCTGGATGATGCGATCTCCACAGCAAACAAAGACGAATCGTTGAAAAAGTACGCAGAGGTGCAAAAAATCATCGTGGAGGATGCACCATGGGTGTTCCTGCATGTGCCTGAAAACGTCGTTGCCAAGACGAGCAACGTGTCAAATGTGATGGTTCTTCCGAGTGACACCGTCATTGTCGACAACGCGGAGAAAAAGTAA
- a CDS encoding asparaginase, with product MEETLVVVKRGNHIESVHTGSIAVVDWRGNLLYGVGDVERMTFTRSSLKPIQAIPLVQSGAADRFLLNDKEIAICCGSHNGEEQHTQVVRSMLFRIGLQEENLQCGVHPPYSQERYLELVRKQIEPGQIHNNCSGKHTGMLALAMHLESDIDSYHQPEHPVQRKVLDALLELAEMKEDQVLTGIDGCGVPNFAIPLTKLAQVFAKLAHPGDIQPPSLKQSIQRITQAMMQYPEMVSGSQEFCTEVMKITKGRVIAKGGAEGVYSLGLLEKGIGIAIKVADGNWRSAYPAAVEVLRQLEELSPAEAAALLDFHVPVVRNRRGERVGSVEPVFCLKEGKAFASSVCS from the coding sequence ATGGAAGAAACGTTAGTCGTAGTCAAACGCGGAAATCATATCGAGAGTGTACATACAGGAAGCATTGCAGTCGTCGATTGGCGTGGAAATCTGCTGTATGGAGTAGGCGATGTCGAGCGAATGACCTTTACCCGCTCTTCGCTCAAGCCGATACAAGCTATTCCTCTCGTTCAATCAGGAGCGGCAGATCGTTTTTTATTAAATGACAAAGAGATTGCGATCTGTTGTGGCTCCCATAACGGCGAAGAGCAGCACACACAGGTGGTCCGTTCCATGCTGTTTCGGATCGGGTTGCAGGAAGAAAATCTCCAATGTGGCGTACATCCGCCTTACAGCCAGGAGCGCTATCTGGAGCTGGTCCGAAAGCAGATAGAGCCAGGGCAAATCCATAACAATTGCTCCGGAAAGCATACAGGCATGCTGGCGCTGGCCATGCATTTGGAAAGCGACATCGACAGCTATCATCAACCCGAGCACCCTGTGCAGAGAAAAGTGTTGGATGCCCTCCTCGAGCTGGCTGAAATGAAGGAAGATCAAGTTCTGACAGGTATCGATGGATGTGGGGTTCCGAATTTTGCGATTCCATTGACGAAGCTGGCGCAGGTGTTTGCCAAACTCGCGCATCCTGGTGATATTCAACCACCCTCGCTCAAGCAATCCATCCAGCGAATTACACAGGCCATGATGCAATATCCGGAGATGGTGAGCGGGTCGCAAGAATTTTGCACAGAGGTGATGAAGATCACCAAGGGCAGAGTGATTGCCAAAGGTGGGGCTGAAGGAGTGTACAGTCTGGGACTACTCGAGAAAGGAATCGGTATTGCCATCAAGGTAGCCGATGGCAATTGGAGATCTGCGTATCCTGCTGCGGTGGAGGTATTGCGGCAGCTAGAGGAGTTGAGCCCTGCAGAAGCAGCAGCGTTGCTGGATTTTCATGTACCGGTTGTCAGGAACAGAAGAGGGGAGCGTGTCGGAAGCGTCGAGCCAGTTTTTTGTTTGAAGGAAGGGAAAGCGTTTGCGAGTTCTGTTTGTAGCTAA
- a CDS encoding ABC transporter ATP-binding protein: MTESLLEVKQLHVHFPVKKGFLQRTQGYVRAVDDVSFTIAKGETFGLVGESGCGKSTTGRAILNLIKPTSGQVLFDQEDLAGMSTAQMRMKRKNMQMVFQDPYASLNPRLTVEEILEEPLKAHQIGDPEERKRKIAEMMEVCGLNRAYLKRYAHEFSGGQRQRICIARALILKPELIVADEPVSALDVSIQSQILNLLQDLQEEFKLTYLFISHDLAVVHHLCNRLGVMYLGRMVEIGAAEKIYENPLHPYTQSLLSAIPAADPRKKKERILLRGEVPSPVNPPQGCAFVTRCPKAMEICKKERPLLIEAAEDHLVACHLFT, translated from the coding sequence ATGACGGAATCGTTATTGGAAGTAAAGCAACTGCACGTTCATTTTCCGGTGAAAAAGGGATTCCTGCAGCGCACGCAAGGATATGTCCGTGCGGTCGATGACGTTTCTTTTACCATTGCCAAAGGAGAAACATTTGGACTGGTGGGGGAATCCGGCTGCGGCAAATCAACAACGGGGCGTGCGATCCTGAATCTGATCAAGCCGACATCGGGTCAAGTGTTATTTGACCAGGAAGATTTGGCAGGGATGTCGACTGCGCAGATGAGGATGAAACGCAAGAACATGCAGATGGTGTTTCAAGATCCGTACGCTTCTCTCAATCCGCGACTCACGGTTGAGGAAATTCTCGAAGAACCATTGAAAGCCCATCAGATAGGTGATCCGGAAGAGAGGAAGCGAAAAATTGCGGAGATGATGGAAGTCTGCGGACTGAATCGGGCTTATTTGAAGCGGTACGCGCATGAATTTTCCGGGGGACAGCGGCAGCGAATATGCATTGCGCGAGCATTAATCCTAAAGCCTGAGCTGATTGTCGCCGACGAGCCCGTATCCGCGCTGGATGTATCGATTCAATCGCAGATTCTCAATTTGCTGCAGGATTTGCAGGAAGAATTCAAGCTTACGTATTTGTTCATTTCACATGATCTGGCTGTCGTCCATCATTTGTGCAATCGATTGGGCGTCATGTATTTAGGCAGAATGGTAGAGATCGGTGCTGCTGAAAAAATATACGAAAATCCCTTGCATCCCTACACGCAGTCCCTGCTTTCTGCCATTCCAGCGGCGGATCCGCGCAAGAAAAAGGAGCGCATTCTTCTGCGTGGAGAAGTGCCTTCCCCTGTGAATCCGCCACAAGGCTGCGCGTTTGTCACTCGATGTCCGAAGGCGATGGAGATCTGCAAAAAGGAGAGGCCGCTCCTCATCGAGGCAGCAGAGGATCATCTAGTAGCGTGCCATCTGTTCACCTAA
- a CDS encoding sigma-54 interaction domain-containing protein — protein MYAKELILLTGTTETRKTLVRQLQEVIGDFVRIHDYSLEEGIPQVFSNQLIILSSSAIVEETVPYIGDGSKVVVAKRTVNFEHIDKLLFLAENTNVLYVNDAPETVYESIETLLQLGINHIHYHPFYPGKKNYAEVSIAITPGEINLVPPFIQDVVNIGPRLIDITTVMTILQHLNLLEKKGDIVSDKYIRKIIDLSQKLSKTSKESDRLNKHLKQVLDGVNDGILAVNSKGVITVFNENLQHLLGMFSTKTIGRKLQDVFRNPELVAFILHDSSEELGWFSVLHTDVIVHRFYLETEGAIVATFKNAHETIEMEKTIRRELVKKGYIAKYGFEDIRGVSPSIQKCKQIASKIAKTNLTVLIEGESGTGKELYASAIHNESLRRDGPFLAVNFSALPDELVESELFGYEEGAFTGAKKGGKVGLFEQANGGTLFLDEIGDISLKLQARLLRVLQEKEIMRVGGNKIIPIDVRVIAATNKNLLRMIEQGTYRADLYHRLKILFIHLPELRNRKMDIPHLVKHFLEQGGRSYIQILPEVMHHLIQYNWYGNVRELKNTIDYMLAVCDGTIITVDDMPDESFFQRISREESSYSSSSSRSIALAEKDIEDLPSDTDEYLFILQTIYAHNQQGESIGRKKIADKTRDWQKDLTEQQMRTRLKTLEQREWIMTTRGRSGIKLTNLGLAYLNKQQTSDILVRFHRK, from the coding sequence ATGTACGCCAAAGAGCTGATATTGCTAACGGGAACAACCGAGACGAGAAAGACACTCGTCAGACAGCTGCAGGAAGTCATCGGGGATTTTGTCCGCATTCATGATTACTCTTTGGAAGAAGGGATTCCTCAAGTCTTTTCCAACCAGCTGATCATTCTCTCTTCCTCCGCCATCGTAGAAGAAACCGTCCCCTACATCGGCGACGGCAGTAAAGTGGTCGTCGCCAAGCGGACCGTCAATTTCGAACACATCGACAAGCTGCTGTTTCTGGCGGAAAACACGAACGTCCTGTATGTGAACGACGCCCCCGAAACCGTCTATGAATCCATCGAAACCTTGCTGCAGCTAGGGATCAACCACATCCATTACCATCCGTTCTACCCTGGGAAAAAGAATTACGCGGAGGTATCTATCGCGATTACGCCTGGGGAAATCAATCTCGTTCCTCCCTTCATTCAGGATGTCGTAAACATCGGTCCGCGTCTGATCGACATCACGACGGTCATGACCATTTTGCAGCATCTGAACCTGCTCGAAAAAAAGGGCGACATCGTTTCTGACAAATACATCCGCAAGATTATCGACCTCAGCCAAAAGCTCTCCAAAACAAGCAAAGAATCCGACCGGCTGAACAAACATTTGAAACAAGTCCTCGATGGCGTCAATGACGGCATCCTGGCGGTAAACAGTAAAGGTGTCATTACGGTATTTAACGAAAACCTGCAGCATTTGCTCGGCATGTTCTCCACGAAAACCATCGGTCGAAAACTCCAAGACGTCTTTCGCAATCCTGAGCTGGTGGCGTTTATCCTTCACGATTCCTCAGAGGAGTTAGGGTGGTTCTCCGTGCTTCACACCGATGTGATCGTCCATCGATTTTACCTGGAGACGGAAGGGGCGATCGTGGCAACCTTTAAGAATGCTCATGAAACGATAGAGATGGAGAAAACGATAAGGCGGGAGCTCGTCAAAAAAGGATACATTGCCAAATACGGCTTTGAAGATATTCGAGGAGTCAGCCCCAGCATCCAAAAATGCAAACAAATCGCCTCCAAGATAGCCAAAACCAATCTGACCGTCCTCATCGAAGGCGAGAGCGGAACAGGCAAGGAGCTTTACGCGAGTGCTATCCACAATGAATCCCTGCGTCGCGACGGTCCGTTTTTAGCGGTCAATTTTAGCGCACTGCCTGACGAACTGGTCGAAAGCGAGCTGTTTGGCTATGAAGAAGGGGCTTTTACCGGGGCTAAAAAAGGGGGCAAGGTCGGGCTGTTCGAGCAAGCCAACGGGGGTACGCTTTTCCTCGACGAAATTGGAGACATCAGTCTAAAGCTCCAAGCCAGACTCCTCCGTGTTCTTCAGGAAAAGGAAATCATGCGAGTCGGAGGCAACAAGATCATTCCGATCGATGTGCGTGTCATAGCAGCCACGAATAAAAATCTGCTGCGAATGATCGAGCAAGGGACCTATCGGGCTGATCTCTATCACCGTCTGAAAATCCTGTTTATTCATCTACCCGAGCTACGCAATCGCAAAATGGACATTCCCCATCTGGTGAAGCATTTTCTGGAGCAAGGCGGGAGGAGCTACATTCAGATTTTGCCAGAGGTCATGCATCACCTGATTCAATACAACTGGTATGGCAATGTGAGAGAGCTAAAAAACACCATCGACTATATGTTAGCCGTTTGCGATGGAACGATCATCACAGTAGACGACATGCCCGACGAGAGCTTCTTCCAGCGCATTTCTCGCGAGGAGAGCTCGTACTCCTCTTCTTCATCGCGTTCCATCGCTTTGGCTGAGAAAGACATAGAAGATTTGCCCAGCGATACAGACGAATACCTGTTCATTTTGCAGACCATCTATGCCCACAATCAGCAAGGAGAATCGATTGGCCGAAAAAAGATTGCGGATAAGACACGTGATTGGCAAAAAGACCTGACGGAGCAGCAAATGCGTACACGCCTGAAGACGCTGGAACAGCGGGAGTGGATTATGACCACACGAGGCAGATCCGGGATCAAGCTGACTAATCTCGGATTGGCTTATTTAAACAAACAACAAACATCAGACATATTAGTACGATTCCATCGAAAATAG
- a CDS encoding (Fe-S)-binding protein: MKVSLFITCLSDALYPRVGEAMVRLLARYGVQVHFPEEQTCCGQPAFNSGYWDEARTSAQTLIRAFADSDYVISPSGSCTGMIHHYFPKLFENDPALLASANQLREKTYEFTQFLVNVLGVTDVGAEFPHKVTYHPSCHGSRLLGIKQEPLQLMEQVRGLDLIPLPFAEDCCGFGGTFAVKMSDISGAMVAEKADHVLETEAEVLVGLDLGCLMNISGHLHFRGKPVRVMHLAELLYEGVIVSEQR; encoded by the coding sequence GTGAAAGTCTCTCTTTTTATTACCTGTTTGAGCGATGCCTTGTATCCGCGAGTAGGGGAAGCCATGGTACGACTACTGGCGAGGTACGGCGTACAAGTCCATTTTCCCGAAGAGCAGACCTGTTGCGGTCAGCCCGCATTCAACAGCGGGTATTGGGATGAGGCGAGAACATCCGCGCAGACATTGATTCGCGCATTTGCTGATAGTGACTACGTCATTTCTCCCTCCGGCTCCTGTACGGGCATGATTCATCATTATTTTCCCAAGCTGTTCGAAAATGACCCAGCGTTACTCGCGAGTGCCAACCAGCTGCGTGAAAAGACATATGAATTTACCCAGTTTCTCGTCAATGTCCTGGGTGTCACAGACGTCGGCGCGGAATTTCCACACAAGGTGACATACCATCCGTCCTGCCATGGCAGCCGCTTGCTCGGTATCAAGCAGGAACCTCTGCAGCTCATGGAGCAGGTGCGCGGACTGGATCTGATCCCGCTCCCGTTTGCTGAGGATTGCTGTGGCTTCGGTGGTACCTTTGCCGTGAAAATGAGCGATATCAGTGGGGCGATGGTGGCGGAAAAGGCAGACCACGTCCTCGAGACCGAAGCAGAAGTACTCGTAGGGCTGGACCTCGGTTGCCTGATGAATATTTCCGGTCATTTGCACTTTCGCGGAAAGCCAGTGCGTGTGATGCATCTGGCTGAATTACTGTACGAAGGGGTGATCGTCAGTGAGCAGCGCTAA
- a CDS encoding SDR family NAD(P)-dependent oxidoreductase, which yields MNRLQNKVAIITGAGSGMGREEALLFASEGAKVVVTDIQEEKVHQVVAEIKENGGEAIGLYHNVTSEENWVKVVEEAVETFGKVDVLVNNAGIPSQSMPLHEFTLEAWNRTMDINLNGTFLGMKHVLPVMLENKGGSIVNISSIAGLTGGSGASAYTASKGAVRMLTKGTAIQYAKQNIRCNSVHPGFIETPMTTDMFANDEMTKWFHSLTPLPRLGKARDVAEGVLFLASDASSFITGIELPVDGGYSAQ from the coding sequence ATGAATCGTCTGCAAAATAAAGTCGCGATTATTACCGGAGCCGGCAGCGGAATGGGCAGAGAAGAGGCTCTGCTCTTCGCTAGCGAAGGGGCAAAAGTCGTCGTCACTGACATTCAGGAAGAAAAAGTGCACCAAGTCGTAGCCGAAATCAAGGAAAATGGCGGAGAAGCTATCGGTCTGTACCACAATGTCACTTCCGAAGAGAATTGGGTAAAGGTCGTCGAGGAAGCCGTGGAGACATTTGGCAAAGTCGATGTACTCGTAAACAACGCCGGAATTCCGAGCCAATCGATGCCGTTGCACGAGTTTACGTTGGAGGCCTGGAACCGCACGATGGATATCAATCTGAATGGTACGTTCCTCGGCATGAAGCATGTCTTGCCTGTCATGCTGGAAAACAAAGGCGGCTCCATCGTCAATATTTCCTCCATCGCCGGCCTGACAGGTGGTAGCGGTGCCAGCGCGTACACGGCGTCCAAAGGCGCGGTTCGCATGCTCACAAAAGGGACAGCCATCCAGTACGCCAAACAAAACATTCGTTGCAATTCCGTGCACCCAGGCTTTATCGAGACACCGATGACCACCGACATGTTTGCCAACGATGAGATGACCAAGTGGTTCCATTCGCTTACTCCATTGCCACGTCTGGGCAAAGCGCGTGATGTCGCAGAGGGCGTCCTCTTCCTGGCATCTGATGCTTCATCGTTTATTACCGGAATCGAACTACCTGTTGACGGTGGATATTCCGCTCAATAA